The sequence below is a genomic window from Polynucleobacter sp. MWH-UH19D.
CGCAATTTGTATGAGCCACAAGCCATGCAAGAGTTGGGTATTGAATACCACGGCATTGGGCGACATAATTAAAACAGGTTATTAGTAAAAAGTATTGATATGGAAAAAGCCAATCGCGAACAATTTTCTAAGGCACGTCTGCTAGTAGTCGGCGATGTCATGCTGGATCGCTATTGGTTTGGCGATACCAATCGTATTTCTCCTGAGGCGCCAGTGCCAGTGGTTCAGGTTGGTAAGATCGATGAACGCTTGGGTGGTGCTGCGAACGTAGCGCGCAATGTGGCGGCTCTTGGTGCGCAAACAACGATTCTCGGAATTGTTGGTCAAGATGAACCTGGTGAACGGGTGATGAATTTACTCAAGTCTGGCGGTGTTGATAGCCAGCTCGAGATTGATTCGCAAGTTCCAACGATTGTGAAGTTGCGTGTCATTGCACGCCAGCAACAATTAATCCGTTTGGATTTTGAAGAGACCCCTAGTGAGAAAGCCTTAGCGCATAAGTTAGAGCGTTTTGAAAAGCTGGTTGGCTCTGCTGATGTTGTCATTCTGTCGGATTATGGTAAAGGCGCTTTGGGTCAGGTAGCTCATATGATTGAGCAGGCGAGAGCGCAAAACAAAATGATCCTGGTTGACCCCAAAGGCGAAGATTACGAAAAATATCGTGGTGCTACCGTTTTAACGCCTAATCGCAGTGAACTGCGTCAGGTGGTCGGGCAGTGGAGTAGTGAGGAAGATCTCACTAAGAGAGCTCAAGACCTCAGAAAATCTCTTAACCTTCAAGCGCTATTGTTAACACGCTCAGAAGAGGGTATGAGTCTGTATACCGAAGCTGGCGTGAGTCATGTCAAAGCGCAGGCTAGAGAGGTATTCGATGTATCTGGT
It includes:
- the rfaE1 gene encoding D-glycero-beta-D-manno-heptose-7-phosphate kinase — its product is MEKANREQFSKARLLVVGDVMLDRYWFGDTNRISPEAPVPVVQVGKIDERLGGAANVARNVAALGAQTTILGIVGQDEPGERVMNLLKSGGVDSQLEIDSQVPTIVKLRVIARQQQLIRLDFEETPSEKALAHKLERFEKLVGSADVVILSDYGKGALGQVAHMIEQARAQNKMILVDPKGEDYEKYRGATVLTPNRSELRQVVGQWSSEEDLTKRAQDLRKSLNLQALLLTRSEEGMSLYTEAGVSHVKAQAREVFDVSGAGDTVIATLAVGLAAGWPLERAMALANRAGGIVVGKLGTATVTSEELQ